In the Passer domesticus isolate bPasDom1 chromosome 4, bPasDom1.hap1, whole genome shotgun sequence genome, one interval contains:
- the LOC135299809 gene encoding serine/threonine-protein kinase pim-1-like, with protein MAGPGRAQEALQERYRLGSLLGRGGFGSVWSATRLLDGAPVAIKRVPRDRIRHWSELPDGTSAPLEIVLLAKVSCGCAGVIQLLEWLELPDSFLMVLERPERCQELSDFLAERRFLPEEEARGLFRQVLEAVRHCTSCGVLHRDIKPQNIVLDLASGQLKLIDFGCGAFLQHTAYTQFAGTLAYSPPEWTQHQSYHGEAATIWSLGLLLYQLVVGKHPFRRGQEFIWGRILFPPRLSQECQDVIKRCLSMQPLDRPSLEELFCHPWVQGAPRP; from the exons atggccgggccggggcgg gcgcaggaggccctgcaggagcggtaccgcctgggttccctgctggggcgcggcggattcggcagcgtctggtCAGCGACGCGGCTCttggacggcgccccg gtggccatcaaacgCGTGCCGCGGGATCGCATCCGgcactggagcgagctg cccgacggcaccagcgcgcccctggagatcgtgctgctggccaaggtgtcctgtgggtgtgctggtgtcattcagctcctggagtggcttgagctccccgacAGCttcttgatggtgctggagcgtcCAGAACGGTGCCAGGAGCTGTCGGATTTCCTGGCGGAGCGGAGGTTCCtgccggaggaggaggcgcgggggctgttccgccaggtgctggaggccgtgcggcactgcaccagctgcggggtcctgcacagggacatcaagCCTCAGAACATCGTGCTTGACCTGGCCAGCGGGCAGCTGAAACTGATCGACTTTGGCTGTGGCGCTTTCCTCCAACACACAGCCTACACCCAGTTTGCAG GAACCCTGGCCTACAGCCCTCCAGAGTGGACCCAGCACCAAAGCTACCATGGCGAGGCAGCGACAATCTGGTCCCTGGGCCTCCTGCTGTACCAGCTGGTCGTGGGGAAGCACCCGTTCAGGAGGGGCCAGGAGTTCATCTGGGGGCGCATCTTGTTCCCACCACGGCTCTCTCAag AATGCCAAGATGTCATTAAGAGGTGTTTGTCCATGCAACCCTTGGACAGGCCATCATTAGAAGAGCTTTTCTGCCATCCTTGGGTGCAGGGCGCTCCTCGGCCCTAG
- the LOC135299810 gene encoding TOG array regulator of axonemal microtubules protein 2-like — protein MAGCLARAAAPMADPLLAVTSQTATGAPRREEPLRGHGQKDRASPDPQHSLLEALSLLGSDDWEMKEKGLYNIKHLAGSHSEVLLCRLHDVCLAVTSEVANLRSKVSYSAIVTLGELFVTLKKNMDSEVDEVARVLLQMVSNSPEFVQKAASQTLGIMVENVTPARAMTALMDMGVKSRHAQVRKCGAELLLSLMERTGVTKLAGTARAERLAHVAGKLAQDCHKDTRKL, from the exons atggcggggtgccttgcccgggccgcagcgcccatggccgaccctctccttgcagtgaccTCGCAGACGGCCACTGGTGCCCCGCGCCGAGAGGAGCCGCTCCGTGGGCAtgggcagaaggacagagcctctCCAGACCCACAGCACTCCTTGCTGGAGGCACTCTCCTTGCTCGGCAGCGATGACTG ggAGATGAAGGAGAAGGGACTCTACAACATCAAACACCTGGCTGGGTCCCATTCAGAGGTCCTGCTGTGTAGACTTCATGACGTTTGCTTGGCAGTTACCAGCGAG GTGGCCAACCTCCGTTCCAAGGTGTCCTACTCTGCAAttgtcactctgggagagctcTTTGTGACCTTGAAGAAGAACATGGACTCTGAGGTAGATGAGGTTGCTCGGGTCCTTCTGCAGATGGTGTCCAACTCCCCAGAATTTGTTCAGAAAGCAGCCAGTCAGACCCTGGGGATCATGGTGGAGAATGTGACTCCTGCACGAGCAATGACTGCTCTCATGGACATGGGAGTCAA gagccgcCACGCCCAGGTGCGGAAGTGTGGGGCCgagctcctcctgtccctgatggAGAGAACTGGAGTCACaaagctggcaggcacagccagggctgagaggctggcacacGTGGCAGGGAAGCTTGCTCAGGACTGTCACAAGGACACAAG aaaactgtga
- the LOC135298361 gene encoding TOG array regulator of axonemal microtubules protein 2-like produces MVKMLLNHQKFKMLLERSLSTCDLEDILTRMKKKGMENQKAERPSVKELVKKRNDGSKKPQATLSSSKQVKSTSDGCLLHRAQAQVTLPPVEEETELLQKLYNLLEAKGFQTRMEGVSLLQDLCKTSPQLISTNIVQIFEYFVLRISDSHKKVKQKALDVLAEITGVLKDALNPVIIGLVEGITKNLNSKDPRVRAAAVKALEESIAHLGKAEPWHGLSSPVSLSLRHKRVLSALIAAVVCGKLQLASPRSCAGAVLMHPFPNRLERDQHFPKVPGALGSVLPV; encoded by the exons atggtgaagatgttgctcaatcatcaaaaatttaaaatgcttttggaacGATCTCTTTCCACCTGTGACCTGGAGGATATTCTGACAAGAAtgaagaagaaa gggatggaaaaccagaaggctgAACGCCCATCTGTCAAGGAGCTGGTGAAGAAGAGGAACGATGGCTCCAAGAAGCCCCAGGCCACATTGTCTTCTAGCAAACA aGTGAAATCTACCTCTGATGGATGCCTCCTACACCGTGCACAAGCCCAGGTCACGTTACCTCCGGTTGAGGAAGAAacggagctgctccagaagctttacAATCTCCTGGAGGCCAAGGGGTTTCAGACGCGCATGGAAGGAGTGTCACTCCTCCAAGACCTGTGCAAAACTAgcccccagctcatctccactAACATTGTCCAA atttttgaatattttgtcctgagaatatctgacagccacaagaaagtgaagcagaaggcgcTGGATGTGCTGGCAGAAATCACAGGCGTCCTGAAAGATGCCTTGAACCCGGTGATCATTGGTTTGGTGGAAGGAATAACGAAGAACCTGAACTCCAAGGACCCCAGGGTTCGTGCCGCAGCTGTGAAAGCGCTGGAAGAATCCATTGCTCATTTaggtaaggctgagccctggcatggactctcctcacctgtgtctctgtctctccgACACAAGAGAGTGCTGAGTGCCTTGATagctgctgttgtctgtggaaagctccagctggcatcccccagaagctgtgcaggtgcagtccttatgcaccCGTTCCCCAACAGGCTTGAACGTGATCAGCATTTCCCAAAAgtcccaggagcccttggctctgtgctgcctgtctga